From the Priestia koreensis genome, one window contains:
- the plsY gene encoding glycerol-3-phosphate 1-O-acyltransferase PlsY has protein sequence MEFILPILAYLIGSVPFALVVGKLGYGVDIREHGSGNLGGTNTFRTLGAKAGLMVTIGDILKGTLATALPFLFDANIHPLLVGLFAVIGHVYPIFAKFKGGKAVATSGGVLLFYNPVMFLFLVLCFFIALYISKYVSLSSMITGVFLFVYTLFLGDLVLIIVAVFLALFVIIKHRANIQRIMKGTEPKVTFFNKRKRT, from the coding sequence ATGGAATTTATTTTACCGATTCTTGCTTATCTAATCGGTTCTGTTCCTTTCGCCCTTGTGGTAGGGAAATTAGGATATGGGGTTGACATCCGCGAACACGGAAGCGGAAATTTAGGAGGAACGAATACCTTTCGTACGTTAGGAGCCAAAGCAGGGCTCATGGTCACGATTGGTGACATTTTAAAAGGTACGCTAGCAACCGCTCTTCCTTTCTTATTTGATGCAAATATTCATCCTTTACTTGTTGGATTATTTGCGGTCATTGGTCACGTTTATCCGATTTTTGCAAAATTTAAAGGTGGAAAAGCCGTTGCAACGTCTGGTGGAGTACTACTATTTTATAACCCAGTCATGTTTTTATTTTTGGTTTTATGCTTTTTCATCGCCTTATACATATCAAAATACGTTTCCTTATCATCCATGATTACCGGTGTATTTTTGTTTGTTTACACGTTGTTTTTAGGGGATCTTGTGCTCATTATTGTGGCTGTATTCCTCGCCTTATTTGTTATTATCAAACATCGTGCCAACATTCAACGGATCATGAAAGGAACCGAACCGAAAGTCACGTTTTTTAATAAACGAAAACGAACCTAA
- a CDS encoding YjfB family protein gives MDIAALSVNMHQTSLQQDVSIALMKKTMNIAQVNAQAMNQLLMQAAPAPHPTSGHHIDVKG, from the coding sequence ATGGATATTGCTGCTTTATCCGTGAATATGCATCAAACCTCATTACAGCAAGATGTTAGCATTGCCTTAATGAAAAAGACGATGAATATTGCACAAGTCAACGCACAGGCCATGAACCAACTTCTTATGCAGGCTGCTCCTGCTCCGCACCCGACATCAGGTCACCATATTGATGTAAAAGGATAA
- a CDS encoding lysophospholipid acyltransferase family protein, whose product MYTFAAKTVQGFLRIVGGKLTVHQKEAVPTDTPFIVVCTHKSWYDVVCLGIALHPVPIHFMAKKELFRLSMINKLLTSLHVFPVDRENPGPSAIKIPLQLLKKQKVVGIFPSGTRSAEDDSLKQGAVRIASRAGVPIVPAVYVGPHRFRDLLKRKRRAVIFGEPIPVSKDKSVEEWNEILSQTFRTLEQ is encoded by the coding sequence ATGTATACATTTGCAGCAAAGACCGTGCAAGGATTTTTACGTATCGTAGGGGGGAAGCTTACGGTTCATCAGAAAGAAGCGGTTCCAACAGACACGCCTTTTATCGTTGTATGTACGCATAAAAGCTGGTATGATGTCGTCTGTTTAGGCATTGCGCTTCATCCTGTACCGATTCATTTTATGGCAAAAAAAGAGCTGTTCCGACTGTCAATGATTAATAAACTACTAACGAGTCTTCATGTGTTTCCGGTAGATCGTGAAAATCCAGGGCCAAGTGCGATAAAGATTCCGCTTCAGCTTTTAAAAAAGCAAAAAGTCGTGGGCATCTTTCCGTCCGGAACACGTTCAGCTGAAGATGACTCTTTGAAGCAGGGGGCCGTTCGGATCGCTTCACGAGCAGGCGTGCCGATTGTTCCCGCTGTTTATGTCGGTCCACATCGTTTTCGTGACTTGCTGAAGCGAAAGCGCCGAGCCGTCATCTTCGGAGAACCGATTCCGGTATCAAAAGATAAAAGCGTCGAGGAGTGGAACGAGATTCTCTCGCAAACGTTCCGTACGCTTGAGCAATAA
- a CDS encoding ketoacyl-ACP synthase III, with protein MKSTARLTAIGTYVPEQRLTNADLEKLVDTSDEWITQRTGMKERRIAGEMEFSSTLACRAVEDLLARYETNIHEVDCILVATTTADYAFPSVACQIQQYFNIPQASTMDLNATCAGFTYALHMANGFVTSGLHQKVLVIAAETLSKVTDYSDRSTCVLFGDGAAAMLVEYDSSRPSFLSSHTGTYGQGGKHIYRTNLSTTMEGENLLSHGKMVQNGREVYKWAVRNVPQGMNELLEMARMTQEEISWFVPHSANLRMIESICEKSRFPLERTLTSVENHGNTSAVSIPLALDIALKEGKLQNGDTVLLYGFGGGLTYAGHLLTWHLKETK; from the coding sequence ATGAAATCAACCGCAAGATTAACGGCAATCGGCACATACGTACCGGAACAACGGCTGACCAATGCTGATTTAGAAAAGCTGGTGGATACAAGCGATGAGTGGATTACACAGCGAACAGGAATGAAAGAGCGCAGAATAGCGGGAGAAATGGAATTTTCGTCAACGCTTGCCTGCAGAGCTGTAGAAGACCTGCTTGCACGATACGAAACGAATATACACGAAGTGGACTGCATTCTGGTCGCCACAACAACGGCTGACTACGCGTTTCCGAGCGTTGCTTGCCAAATTCAGCAGTATTTTAATATACCTCAAGCAAGTACAATGGATCTGAACGCTACGTGCGCGGGCTTTACATATGCGCTTCACATGGCTAATGGATTTGTAACGTCAGGATTGCATCAAAAGGTATTAGTAATTGCGGCTGAAACGTTATCAAAAGTAACCGATTATAGCGATCGTTCTACATGTGTACTGTTTGGCGACGGAGCGGCTGCTATGTTAGTAGAATACGATTCTTCACGGCCAAGTTTTCTAAGCTCGCATACGGGAACGTACGGACAGGGAGGTAAGCATATTTACCGAACAAACTTGTCGACCACCATGGAGGGAGAAAACCTGCTTTCTCATGGGAAAATGGTGCAAAATGGCCGTGAAGTATACAAGTGGGCTGTGAGAAATGTTCCTCAGGGAATGAACGAATTGCTTGAAATGGCAAGGATGACGCAAGAGGAGATCAGCTGGTTCGTCCCTCATAGCGCAAATCTTCGTATGATTGAATCGATTTGTGAAAAGTCACGATTTCCGCTAGAGCGAACGCTCACAAGTGTTGAAAACCATGGTAATACCTCAGCCGTTTCCATTCCACTTGCGCTCGATATCGCGTTAAAAGAAGGAAAACTTCAAAACGGGGATACGGTGTTGCTGTACGGATTTGGTGGAGGATTAACCTATGCAGGACACCTACTAACATGGCATTTAAAGGAGACAAAGTAG
- a CDS encoding MBL fold metallo-hydrolase produces the protein MFVKQHASRGEQSGVQYCEGRNEALGVRLNCFAFFQDGVLIDTGSHSLRQVFRPFIDDVQPDIAMITHYHEDHTGNALYCAEQNIPVYMNPLYKNDCMKKANYPFYRRFFWGKRPPFSSQDMPETFSSRNNHWRVLSTPGHAADHVSFLNESTGQLFSGDLYVSPKTKVALREESIPTIIRSIEHVLEHDFSEMFCCHAGYIKDGKKKLHYKLDYLRGVQEKVIQLNKEGYQVEEIKQSLFPKKYPIITFSRGEWDSKYIVSSILNER, from the coding sequence ATGTTTGTGAAACAACATGCATCAAGAGGAGAACAGTCAGGTGTTCAGTATTGTGAAGGACGAAATGAAGCGTTAGGCGTTCGCCTTAACTGTTTTGCTTTTTTTCAAGACGGTGTCTTAATCGATACGGGCTCACATTCCTTACGACAAGTGTTTCGTCCGTTTATTGATGACGTTCAGCCAGACATCGCCATGATTACACATTATCATGAAGACCATACGGGAAATGCGCTGTATTGTGCAGAACAGAATATTCCGGTATATATGAATCCCCTTTACAAAAACGACTGCATGAAAAAAGCAAACTATCCATTTTATCGTCGTTTCTTTTGGGGAAAACGTCCCCCGTTTTCATCGCAAGATATGCCTGAAACCTTCTCATCTAGAAATAATCACTGGAGGGTTCTCTCAACGCCTGGACATGCGGCCGATCACGTTTCATTTTTAAACGAATCCACAGGTCAGCTCTTTTCAGGTGATTTGTACGTATCACCGAAAACGAAGGTAGCGCTTCGAGAAGAAAGTATTCCGACCATTATTCGTTCAATTGAACATGTGTTAGAACATGATTTTAGCGAAATGTTTTGCTGTCATGCCGGCTATATAAAAGACGGCAAAAAGAAATTACACTATAAGCTTGATTATTTAAGAGGCGTTCAGGAGAAAGTCATTCAATTAAACAAAGAGGGCTATCAGGTAGAGGAAATTAAACAGTCTCTTTTCCCCAAAAAATACCCGATCATTACCTTTTCACGTGGGGAATGGGACTCGAAATACATCGTGTCATCCATTTTAAATGAACGGTAA